A stretch of DNA from Bacillus sp. NP157:
GGTGCCCGAGGCCAGGCCGTGCAGCAGGCCGCGCGAACGCAGGTAATACACGTAGGCGAACGCGGCGAAGAAGAACAGGCCTTCGATGCACGCGGCGAAGCAGATCAGGTTGAGCAGGAACTGGCGGCGATGCTCGCGGGTTTCCAGGCGGTTGAGGTCCTGGATCGAGTCGATCCACTTGAAGCAGAACTCGCCCTTCTGGCGGATCGACGGGATGCTCTCGATCGCGGCGAAGGCCTTGTTGCGCTCGCTCGGCTCGGGGATGTAGGTATCCAGCAGCGTGAGGTAGAACTGCACGTGCAGTGCCTCTTCGTACAGCTGGCGCGAGAGGAACATGCGCGCCTCGGGCGAATTCACGTGCTGGTACAGGTTGAGCACCAGGTTGTTCGACACGATGGTGTCGCCGGTGGCGAAGAACGCCACCAGGCGATGGATCAGGTGGCGATCGGCATCCGACATCTTCGACTTCAGGTCGCTGGTGTCCAGCGAGAAGTCCACCTCTTCCACGGTCCAGGT
This window harbors:
- a CDS encoding ribonucleotide-diphosphate reductase subunit beta; amino-acid sequence: MSASPVTRDTHILDPGFELTLRPMKYPQFYEMYRAAIRNTWTVEEVDFSLDTSDLKSKMSDADRHLIHRLVAFFATGDTIVSNNLVLNLYQHVNSPEARMFLSRQLYEEALHVQFYLTLLDTYIPEPSERNKAFAAIESIPSIRQKGEFCFKWIDSIQDLNRLETREHRRQFLLNLICFAACIEGLFFFAAFAYVYYLRSRGLLHGLASGTNWVFRDESGHMAFAFEVVRTVREQEPDLFDDQMRQEVEAMLEDAIACETQFAADVLSGGVAGLSVNDMRQYLEYCADQRLVQLDMPKKYGAKNPFDFMDLQDVQELTNFFERRVSSYQVGVQGEVAFDQSF